The stretch of DNA TATATTGATGACCCGGCGGCCAAATGCTTGGCGGCCGACCTGGCGACCACCCGGTCGGCGGCGGCGGTCGAACTGTGGCGGCCGGTTCTCGATGGTGCCGTGGTCGTCATCGGCAATGCCCCGACGGCGCTGTTCCGGCTCCTTGAAGTACTGGATGAAGGCGGTCCCCGGCCGGCCGCGATCGTCGCCTGCCCGGTGGGCTTCGTCGGTGCCGCCGAGTCGAAACAGGCCCTTGCCGATAATCCGCGCGGCGTGCCGTACCTGACCCTTCTCGGGCGCCGTGGCGGCAGCGCCATCGCCGCCGCGGCGATCAATGCCGTGCTGGTGGGAGCCGCGACATGACGCCATGGCTGTCGATCGTCGGGCTCGGCGAGGACGGGCTCGACGGGCTCACCTCCGGTGCCCGGTCATTGATCGACAACGCCGAAGTGCTGGTCGGCGGCGACCGCCACCTCGCCATGGTGCCGCCGGCAGCCGACGAAGACCGGCCGCGTCTGGTCTGGACGACACCGTTGTCGAAGCTGGTCGAGGACATCGTCGGGCGGCGGGGTCAGCGGGTCTGCGTGTTGGCGACCGGCGACCCGTTGTGGTATGGCATCGGTGTCACCCTGGCGCGCCATATCCCCATCGCGGAGATGCGGGTGATCCCGGTGCCGTCGGCGTTCAGCCTGGCCTGCGCGCGGCTCGGCTGGTCGCTGTCCGAGGTTGCGACCTTGACCCTGCACGGCCGCCCACTGTCGCTGCTGAACGGATTCGTCCAGCCGGGAGCGCGGCTTATCGTGTTGAGCGACAGTCGGGATACGCCGGCCGCGGTCGCCCGCATTCTCGACGAGGCGGGTTACGGGCACAGCCCGATCATCGTGCTCGAACACATGGGCGGCCCCGATGAACGAATCGTCAACGCGACCGCCGGAACCTGGCGGGAGACCGAAATTCGCGATTTCAACACGATCGCCATAGATTGTATGGCCGGGCCGGATGCCAAGGTGCAATCGCGTGTTCCGGGCCTGCCCGATGACGCCTATCGCCATGACGGTCAATTGACCAAGCGCGAGGTGCGTGCGGCGACCCTGGCGGCCTTGATGCCGACGCCGGGCGCACGATTGTGGGATGTCGGCGCCGGCGCCGGATCGGTCGCCATCGAGTGGCTTCGCGCCATCGACCATGGTTCCGCGGTCGCCATCGAACGCGATCCGGACCGCGCGACTTGCATCGCCGACAACGCGCTCGCTCTGGGTACGCCGACGCTCGAAGTGGTGACCGGAACGGTCCCGGCGGCACTCGCCGGATTGCCGCCCCC from Alphaproteobacteria bacterium encodes:
- a CDS encoding precorrin-8X methylmutase; its protein translation is MVPYLKDPAAIYRKSFATVRAETSLDGMPPEVADTALRMVHACGMPDIVDDLRYSVDVVAAARTAFDASAPILADCTMVVAGILKAHLADGVGVHCYIDDPAAKCLAADLATTRSAAAVELWRPVLDGAVVVIGNAPTALFRLLEVLDEGGPRPAAIVACPVGFVGAAESKQALADNPRGVPYLTLLGRRGGSAIAAAAINAVLVGAAT
- the cbiE gene encoding precorrin-6y C5,15-methyltransferase (decarboxylating) subunit CbiE, encoding MTPWLSIVGLGEDGLDGLTSGARSLIDNAEVLVGGDRHLAMVPPAADEDRPRLVWTTPLSKLVEDIVGRRGQRVCVLATGDPLWYGIGVTLARHIPIAEMRVIPVPSAFSLACARLGWSLSEVATLTLHGRPLSLLNGFVQPGARLIVLSDSRDTPAAVARILDEAGYGHSPIIVLEHMGGPDERIVNATAGTWRETEIRDFNTIAIDCMAGPDAKVQSRVPGLPDDAYRHDGQLTKREVRAATLAALMPTPGARLWDVGAGAGSVAIEWLRAIDHGSAVAIERDPDRATCIADNALALGTPTLEVVTGTVPAALAGLPPPDAVFIGGGLTEPGVVDACWQALGSGGRLVANGVTLESEARLIALSSEYGGTLTRLSIARAEPVGGFTGWRPLMPVVQWAVRKR